A genomic segment from Geitlerinema sp. PCC 7407 encodes:
- a CDS encoding cation-transporting P-type ATPase: MVSFHQPVWALSVDEVYDSLGSASEGLAECEAARRFDQFGANELPEPAHRPLWLRFTDQLTHFMALLLWVAGILAFISRTPELGWAIWAVIWINAVFSFWQEFQAERALAALKKVLPMQVKVFRDGELKQIPARELVRGDVMQLEEGDRISADARLISSESMYVDISVMTGESLPVARSAYPVRLRQAVPIRGGKTLLRPGEQPLQERVNPAEIANLVLAGSTVAAGRGVAVVYATGAQTEFGQVAHLTAVVKREPSTLEVQIAQIVRLITAIAVGMGVIVFLLTSLLVGMDVRESFIFAIGIIVALVPEGLLPTVTLALALGVQRMAHRNALVRRLSAVETLSATTVICTDKTGTLTKNEMTVRYLWLPSQTSPPVSGETKGDPGAAAPNGPRPSAATSAIATLLEVTGAGYDPTVGQVVLPPQFADPWKMHLLLTGAALCSNARLVHLQTPSRWQEIGDPTEAALLVAAAKAGLNLETLQQQFPRRREVPFDSRRRMMTVVLDWQASSLWPSEFPLLAFTKGAPLEVLRHCQEILRNGEVQELTQEDWQDVVMANDDLARQGFRVLGVAARKGGPDLLDMRAQDLEQGLVLIGLVAMFDPPRPEVPGAIAQCHQAGIKVTMVTGDYGLTAEAIARQIGLIDQRVRVVTGEGMGHLSDAQLRQILKYRTGLVFARMSPEHKLRLVQAYKDMGDIVAVTGDGVNDAPALRSANIGIAMGMNGTDVAREAADIVLTDDNFATIVVAVEQGRAIYQNIRKFMTYILASNLPEVVPFLAMVALKIPPALIIMQILAIDLGTDMLPALALGSETAEAGTMHQPPRPKDKPLLDRSLLLRAYGFLGVIEAILGMAAFLVVWRSYGYDLADLRAVTPAILAHTADPTVTAIYVQATTLSLASIVASQVGNVFACRSERAPALAIGFFSNSLIWLGIGAEWLLILLIISVPFLQEVFAVAPLAPWQWLLLLVCPPLVFLPEELRKRWVRLRQRRAHRLVSQQPAA; encoded by the coding sequence ATGGTGTCGTTTCATCAACCCGTCTGGGCATTGAGCGTTGACGAAGTGTACGACTCCCTGGGGAGTGCCTCAGAGGGGCTCGCCGAGTGCGAAGCCGCCCGCAGATTTGACCAGTTTGGTGCCAATGAGCTGCCCGAGCCCGCCCATCGACCGCTGTGGCTGCGCTTCACCGACCAGCTCACCCACTTCATGGCCCTGCTACTGTGGGTCGCCGGGATACTAGCCTTTATTTCGCGGACGCCAGAACTGGGCTGGGCCATCTGGGCCGTGATTTGGATTAACGCCGTTTTCAGCTTTTGGCAGGAGTTCCAAGCAGAACGGGCCTTGGCCGCCCTCAAAAAAGTGCTGCCCATGCAGGTGAAAGTTTTTCGGGATGGAGAGCTCAAGCAAATCCCCGCCCGAGAGCTGGTGCGTGGGGATGTGATGCAGCTCGAAGAGGGCGATCGCATTTCGGCCGATGCGCGGCTAATTTCCTCCGAGAGCATGTACGTGGACATCTCGGTCATGACCGGGGAGTCGCTGCCCGTGGCCCGCAGCGCCTATCCGGTGCGCCTGCGCCAGGCCGTCCCGATCCGGGGCGGCAAAACCCTCCTGCGACCGGGCGAGCAGCCCCTCCAGGAGCGCGTCAACCCAGCAGAAATCGCCAACCTGGTCCTGGCTGGTTCGACGGTCGCCGCCGGGCGCGGGGTGGCTGTGGTCTATGCCACGGGTGCCCAAACGGAATTTGGCCAGGTTGCCCACCTGACCGCTGTGGTGAAGCGAGAGCCCAGCACCCTTGAGGTGCAGATTGCTCAGATTGTCCGCCTGATCACGGCGATCGCCGTTGGTATGGGCGTGATCGTCTTTTTGCTCACCTCGCTTCTGGTGGGCATGGACGTGAGGGAAAGTTTTATCTTTGCTATCGGCATCATTGTGGCCCTCGTTCCGGAGGGGCTGCTGCCTACGGTGACCCTGGCTCTGGCCCTCGGCGTGCAGCGCATGGCCCACCGCAACGCCCTCGTGCGCCGTCTGTCGGCGGTGGAGACCCTGAGCGCCACCACGGTGATCTGCACCGACAAAACCGGCACCCTGACCAAAAACGAAATGACGGTGCGCTACCTCTGGCTGCCGTCCCAGACGTCGCCCCCTGTCTCTGGGGAGACAAAGGGCGATCCTGGGGCCGCGGCCCCAAATGGCCCTAGGCCGTCAGCTGCAACCAGCGCGATCGCGACCTTGCTGGAGGTGACCGGCGCAGGGTATGACCCTACTGTGGGCCAAGTCGTCCTGCCGCCCCAGTTCGCGGACCCCTGGAAAATGCATCTGCTGCTGACGGGGGCAGCGCTGTGCTCCAATGCGCGCCTGGTCCACCTGCAAACGCCCAGCCGCTGGCAAGAAATCGGCGATCCGACCGAGGCCGCGCTGCTGGTGGCCGCCGCTAAGGCGGGCCTCAATCTGGAGACGCTGCAACAGCAGTTTCCGCGGCGGCGCGAGGTGCCCTTTGACTCGCGGCGGCGAATGATGACCGTGGTGCTGGACTGGCAGGCGTCGTCCTTGTGGCCCAGCGAATTTCCCCTGCTGGCCTTTACCAAGGGGGCTCCCCTGGAGGTGCTGCGCCACTGCCAAGAGATTTTGCGCAATGGCGAGGTGCAGGAGCTGACCCAAGAAGATTGGCAGGATGTGGTGATGGCAAACGACGATCTGGCGCGCCAGGGATTTCGGGTGCTGGGCGTGGCTGCCCGCAAGGGAGGACCGGATCTGCTGGATATGCGGGCTCAAGATCTCGAGCAAGGCCTGGTCTTGATCGGCTTGGTGGCGATGTTTGATCCGCCGCGTCCGGAGGTGCCAGGGGCGATCGCCCAGTGCCACCAAGCAGGCATCAAGGTCACCATGGTGACCGGCGACTATGGCCTCACTGCGGAGGCGATCGCCCGCCAGATCGGCCTGATCGATCAGCGGGTGCGGGTGGTCACTGGCGAAGGCATGGGGCACCTCTCCGACGCCCAGCTCCGCCAAATCCTGAAATACCGGACGGGGCTCGTGTTTGCCCGCATGTCCCCCGAGCACAAGCTGCGCCTCGTCCAGGCCTACAAAGATATGGGCGACATTGTGGCTGTGACTGGTGACGGCGTCAATGATGCTCCTGCCCTGCGATCGGCCAATATCGGCATTGCCATGGGCATGAATGGCACCGACGTTGCCCGAGAGGCCGCCGACATCGTGCTCACCGACGACAACTTCGCCACCATCGTGGTGGCGGTGGAGCAGGGGCGGGCGATCTATCAAAACATCCGCAAGTTCATGACCTATATCCTGGCCTCCAATTTGCCGGAGGTGGTGCCCTTCCTGGCCATGGTCGCCCTCAAGATTCCCCCTGCCCTGATCATCATGCAGATCCTCGCCATCGACCTTGGCACAGACATGCTGCCCGCCCTGGCTTTGGGCTCCGAGACCGCCGAAGCGGGCACCATGCACCAGCCCCCCCGCCCCAAAGATAAACCCCTCCTCGATCGATCGCTGCTGCTGCGCGCCTATGGCTTTTTGGGCGTGATCGAGGCCATTTTGGGCATGGCTGCTTTCCTGGTGGTGTGGCGCAGCTACGGGTATGATTTGGCCGATCTGCGAGCGGTGACCCCAGCGATCTTGGCCCATACGGCGGATCCCACCGTGACCGCTATTTATGTCCAGGCAACGACGCTTTCCCTGGCCAGCATCGTTGCCAGCCAAGTGGGTAATGTCTTTGCCTGTCGCTCCGAGCGTGCACCCGCTCTGGCGATCGGCTTCTTTTCCAATTCGCTGATCTGGCTCGGGATCGGCGCTGAGTGGCTCCTGATTCTTCTCATCATCAGCGTTCCATTTCTGCAAGAGGTGTTTGCAGTAGCGCCGCTCGCTCCCTGGCAGTGGCTGCTGCTGCTGGTGTGCCCACCCCTGGTTTTCCTTCCGGAGGAGCTGCGCAAGCGATGGGTCAGGCTCCGTCAGCGTCGCGCCCACCGCCTTGTCAGTCAGCAACCGGCTGCGTAG
- a CDS encoding glycosyltransferase family 39 protein, with protein MLERLVGLHPRVQRLPRWKQIVLGLLILGVFFRFFNLDHKVYWGDEVFTSLRISGYSASEVVQEIYDGDRLTPVDLQRYQHPQPERGWDDTLRALLGSPEHTPLYYGMARLWVQGTETPQSTTPEIFRQQVQGAIAWIRSLSGLLSLLVFPTLYWLCLELFGRTRVAWTAIALVAVSPFHVLYAQEARGYSLYILTTLLSCAALLRALRRPSLESWFTYGIAAALGLYSFLFSGLVLVGQGLYVGLVGDRPKQLLWQYLGAAALALGLFSPWLWVVASRLDTLRNNVAHLNQVQSALVETWLLNLSRLFYDVNQGPSWFNPLTYGAAALAIYSLVFLCHHTPKRVWLLVLTLIGTTGSALILSDLLLGGQRSAIARYPIPCYLGIQLAVAYCLTQKLTDLSLSLRQQAGWRRGVAFLVVAGVASCLISSQQVIWWNKGPSKTKRNPEVAAIVNRSDRPLVISDSPIEKVFSLAYLLEPQAQLQLVQDPAQLQLPLEAKDIFLYQPSDGLQAALSQLPNVSLEPTETPWLLRLVVPSGQDGSTQTPASA; from the coding sequence ATGTTGGAGCGTCTGGTAGGGCTGCACCCAAGGGTACAGAGGCTGCCTCGCTGGAAGCAGATCGTTTTAGGACTGCTAATTTTGGGCGTCTTTTTTCGGTTTTTCAACCTAGATCACAAGGTCTACTGGGGAGACGAGGTGTTTACCTCCCTGCGGATTTCGGGCTACAGCGCCTCGGAAGTGGTGCAAGAGATTTATGACGGCGATCGCCTGACGCCGGTGGATCTCCAGCGCTACCAGCATCCCCAGCCAGAGCGCGGCTGGGATGATACGCTGCGTGCCCTGCTGGGCAGCCCCGAGCACACTCCCTTGTACTACGGAATGGCGCGCCTGTGGGTCCAGGGGACGGAGACGCCGCAGTCCACCACACCGGAAATTTTTCGTCAGCAGGTCCAGGGGGCGATCGCCTGGATTCGCAGTCTGTCCGGGCTGCTCAGCCTGCTGGTCTTTCCGACCCTGTACTGGCTCTGCTTGGAGCTCTTTGGGCGGACTCGGGTCGCCTGGACGGCGATCGCCCTGGTGGCCGTGTCGCCCTTCCACGTTCTCTATGCCCAAGAAGCCCGTGGCTACAGCCTCTATATTTTGACGACCCTTTTGTCCTGCGCGGCGCTTTTGCGAGCCCTGCGACGCCCATCTCTCGAGAGCTGGTTCACCTATGGGATCGCGGCTGCTCTGGGGCTCTACTCTTTTCTCTTTTCGGGACTGGTGCTGGTGGGCCAGGGGCTCTATGTGGGACTCGTGGGCGATCGCCCCAAGCAGCTTCTCTGGCAATACCTGGGCGCGGCGGCTCTGGCTCTCGGTCTCTTCTCTCCCTGGCTCTGGGTGGTGGCGAGCCGTCTCGATACCCTGCGAAATAACGTTGCTCATCTCAACCAGGTTCAATCGGCCCTTGTAGAGACTTGGCTGCTGAATCTGAGCCGTCTTTTTTATGACGTTAACCAAGGTCCCAGCTGGTTTAACCCGCTCACCTACGGCGCCGCAGCCTTAGCAATTTATAGTCTTGTCTTTCTCTGTCACCACACGCCCAAACGGGTTTGGCTCCTGGTTCTCACCCTGATTGGCACGACAGGATCGGCGCTGATTTTGTCAGATCTTTTGCTCGGGGGCCAGCGATCGGCGATCGCCCGCTACCCGATTCCCTGCTATCTGGGGATTCAGCTAGCCGTCGCCTACTGCCTCACCCAAAAACTCACCGATCTCTCTCTATCTCTCCGTCAGCAAGCTGGGTGGCGGCGCGGTGTGGCGTTTCTAGTTGTGGCGGGAGTGGCTTCCTGCCTGATCAGCTCCCAGCAAGTGATCTGGTGGAACAAAGGACCCTCGAAAACCAAGCGAAATCCTGAAGTGGCCGCGATCGTCAACCGCAGCGATCGCCCTCTCGTGATTAGCGACAGCCCGATCGAAAAAGTCTTTTCCCTCGCCTATCTCCTGGAGCCCCAGGCGCAACTACAGCTGGTGCAGGATCCAGCCCAGCTGCAGCTCCCGCTAGAGGCGAAAGATATCTTTCTCTACCAACCCTCCGATGGCTTGCAGGCTGCCCTCTCCCAGCTGCCGAATGTCTCTCTAGAGCCAACCGAAACGCCGTGGCTGCTGCGGTTGGTCGTTCCATCGGGCCAGGATGGCAGTACCCAAACGCCTGCCAGCGCCTGA
- a CDS encoding diguanylate cyclase — MLNPSPENHPSQSTPGSGAILPVERLVQTIQDLSLARSLEQIMAVVRQSVRELLQADGTTFILRDGNQCFYADEDAIAPLWKGLRFPINTCIGGWVMDQRQSVAIEEIQGDERIPYEAYRQTFVKSLAMVPIRTLQPIGAIGAYWAELHLATAAEMKLLQAIADTTAVAMESVELYQALEQRVRDRTLELELANQKLVAEIQERVKAEEAVRRLSLTDELTSLYNRRGFFLLAEQQLRLSRRMNAESYLLFADLDGLKGINDTFGHDAGDRAIIQAANILRHTFQEADIIARLGGDEFAVLVTSSLGSADAIQSRLTEETHKSNQNSPAPYSISISIGIEACHLIQNASLEDLVTRADAAMYLRKRDRKEVSHR, encoded by the coding sequence ATGCTAAACCCTTCGCCAGAGAACCATCCCTCCCAATCGACTCCCGGCTCGGGGGCGATACTGCCCGTAGAGCGCTTGGTGCAAACGATTCAAGACTTATCTTTGGCGCGGAGTTTAGAGCAAATCATGGCGGTGGTGCGCCAATCGGTTCGCGAGCTGCTGCAAGCAGACGGCACAACCTTCATTTTGCGAGACGGCAATCAGTGTTTCTATGCGGACGAAGATGCGATCGCCCCCTTGTGGAAAGGGCTCCGCTTTCCGATCAACACCTGCATCGGCGGCTGGGTCATGGATCAGCGCCAGTCCGTGGCGATCGAGGAGATCCAGGGAGACGAGCGGATTCCCTACGAGGCCTACCGGCAAACCTTTGTCAAGAGCCTGGCGATGGTGCCGATTCGGACGCTGCAGCCCATCGGGGCGATCGGGGCCTACTGGGCAGAACTGCACCTAGCGACGGCCGCTGAAATGAAGCTGCTTCAGGCGATCGCCGATACCACTGCCGTCGCGATGGAAAGCGTGGAGCTCTATCAGGCCCTGGAGCAGCGGGTACGCGATCGCACCCTAGAACTAGAGCTAGCCAATCAAAAGCTCGTCGCCGAAATCCAAGAGCGCGTCAAAGCCGAGGAAGCCGTGCGGCGTCTCTCTCTCACCGATGAGCTGACCAGTTTATACAATCGCCGGGGCTTTTTCTTGCTAGCAGAGCAGCAGCTCCGCCTCTCCCGGCGCATGAATGCAGAGTCCTATCTCCTCTTTGCCGACTTGGATGGCCTAAAAGGCATCAATGATACTTTTGGCCATGATGCAGGCGATCGCGCCATCATTCAGGCAGCGAACATTCTGCGCCATACCTTCCAAGAAGCAGACATCATAGCCCGCTTGGGCGGAGATGAGTTTGCAGTCTTGGTGACAAGTTCGCTGGGCAGTGCAGATGCCATCCAGAGCCGTCTCACCGAAGAGACCCACAAATCTAATCAAAATTCCCCAGCCCCTTATTCAATCTCTATAAGTATTGGAATCGAGGCTTGTCATCTCATCCAAAACGCTTCCCTCGAAGATCTCGTGACGCGAGCTGATGCCGCCATGTACCTCCGAAAGCGCGATCGCAAAGAAGTCAGTCACCGCTAA
- a CDS encoding bifunctional diguanylate cyclase/phosphodiesterase has protein sequence MSDQLGLYRFLARFKVFKRSYIAKVMAVAFLGTHVPLLVLLLSFILSPGMALGMTLRVLLITLLATLAGTVATLLALHHLLRPVTLTSKELQNYLRSQQLPDLPTEFADEVGTLMANTSQTLRKLDELIHYIQNYDDLTGLPNRELLRDRVAQACLAETAPPRLVAVLLIGINDFVEVSHAWDPETASLLIRSIAQRLENTVYPNNIVARLEGDEFAIALIDIPSFENVIKLAQLLLSTLAKPFSIHGNGIHVTAGIGITLEHLSDRNGIDLLLQQAHMALHTAKQQGRSRYQFYSPEITAQLQERMLLENELYGALDRQEMRVHYQPLIDLQTGEIRAVEALVRWQHPTFGLVSPGKFIPIAEANGFIIPLGEWILRTACAQNKAWQSAGLPPIRLSVNLSARQFEQADLVDRVRETLQETQLDPVHLELEVTESALMNDMGRSINTLNDLRNLGISLALDDFGTGYSSLNYLKQFPVNMLKIDRSFIHDIISNPDSAAVTNAIIALAQNLNLGITAEGIEDEGQLTYLKTRGCHEGQGFYFSRPVPPEAIAPMLTQALQPSS, from the coding sequence ATGTCTGATCAACTTGGTCTTTACCGTTTCTTAGCCCGTTTCAAAGTCTTTAAGCGAAGCTATATCGCCAAAGTGATGGCAGTTGCTTTTTTGGGGACCCATGTCCCCCTTTTAGTTCTGCTTTTGAGCTTTATCCTCTCTCCCGGCATGGCCTTGGGAATGACGCTACGGGTATTGCTGATTACTCTATTAGCAACGTTGGCGGGCACCGTTGCGACTCTCCTTGCGCTGCATCATCTTCTGCGGCCCGTCACCCTGACCTCAAAAGAACTCCAAAACTATCTCCGCTCCCAGCAACTGCCAGATTTACCCACTGAATTTGCAGACGAGGTTGGCACCTTGATGGCCAATACCTCGCAGACGCTGCGCAAGCTCGATGAGCTGATTCACTATATCCAGAACTACGACGATCTGACAGGACTCCCCAACCGGGAGCTTTTGCGCGATCGCGTTGCCCAGGCCTGCTTAGCAGAGACCGCTCCCCCGCGCCTAGTCGCTGTTCTTCTCATTGGCATCAACGACTTCGTAGAAGTGAGCCACGCTTGGGACCCAGAAACCGCATCGCTGCTGATTCGCAGCATTGCCCAGCGCCTCGAAAACACTGTCTACCCAAACAACATTGTGGCGCGGCTAGAAGGAGATGAATTTGCGATCGCCCTCATCGATATTCCTTCTTTTGAAAATGTCATTAAACTAGCCCAGCTGCTGCTCAGTACCTTGGCAAAGCCCTTTTCAATCCACGGCAACGGAATTCACGTCACCGCCGGAATTGGAATTACCCTCGAGCATCTGAGCGATCGCAATGGGATTGATCTACTGTTGCAGCAGGCCCATATGGCCCTGCATACCGCCAAGCAGCAGGGCCGGAGCCGCTATCAGTTCTACTCTCCCGAAATCACGGCGCAGCTCCAAGAGCGAATGCTCCTAGAAAATGAACTCTACGGTGCCCTCGATCGCCAAGAAATGCGGGTACACTATCAACCACTAATCGACCTGCAAACTGGAGAAATTCGCGCCGTCGAGGCTCTAGTACGCTGGCAGCATCCGACCTTTGGTCTTGTGTCTCCAGGCAAATTTATTCCCATCGCCGAGGCCAATGGCTTCATTATTCCGCTGGGAGAGTGGATCTTGCGGACTGCCTGCGCCCAAAACAAAGCGTGGCAGAGCGCTGGATTGCCCCCCATTCGTCTTTCCGTAAACCTGTCAGCACGCCAGTTCGAGCAGGCCGACTTGGTCGATCGGGTTCGGGAAACTCTTCAAGAAACCCAGCTAGACCCCGTCCATCTCGAATTAGAGGTTACCGAAAGCGCTCTCATGAATGATATGGGCCGCTCTATCAATACATTGAATGATCTGCGTAATCTAGGCATTTCCCTTGCGCTGGATGACTTTGGGACGGGCTACTCTTCGCTGAACTATCTCAAGCAGTTCCCGGTAAATATGCTCAAGATCGATCGCTCCTTTATCCACGACATCATCTCCAATCCAGATAGCGCAGCAGTCACCAACGCCATCATTGCCCTAGCCCAAAACCTAAATTTGGGCATCACAGCAGAAGGCATTGAAGATGAAGGACAGCTTACCTATCTAAAGACGCGGGGATGCCACGAGGGACAAGGGTTCTACTTTAGCCGCCCAGTCCCCCCAGAGGCGATCGCCCCCATGCTCACCCAAGCACTCCAGCCCTCTTCCTAA
- a CDS encoding type II toxin-antitoxin system HigB family toxin, giving the protein MHIITRSRLVEFWEKHPDAKTSLLLWYKLTISSTWLSLVEVRKVFPAADQVGNFTVFNIGGNKYRLIAFVDYTYQKVFIRYILTHSEYDRDTWKKDDWYN; this is encoded by the coding sequence ATGCACATTATTACTCGCTCTCGCCTTGTAGAGTTTTGGGAGAAGCATCCTGATGCAAAGACCAGTTTACTCCTCTGGTATAAGTTAACGATTTCGAGTACTTGGCTAAGCCTTGTAGAAGTGCGCAAAGTTTTTCCTGCTGCCGATCAGGTTGGAAATTTTACGGTTTTCAACATAGGAGGCAATAAGTACCGGCTGATTGCTTTTGTCGATTACACATATCAAAAAGTTTTCATTCGATATATCCTGACTCACTCAGAATATGACAGGGATACTTGGAAGAAAGACGATTGGTATAATTGA
- a CDS encoding type II toxin-antitoxin system HigA family antitoxin, translating into MFTTEPNSYIELLQKFPPRPIKSEAEFLATQEMIDTLLDSGQITPEQQEYINLLGILVHEYEEKHVSIPDLSGVELLAALIEELNLKQKDLVPIFKTESIVSAILHGQRKFTVEHIEKLASFFNISPSAFFDRSV; encoded by the coding sequence ATGTTTACCACTGAACCAAACAGTTACATAGAGCTTTTACAAAAATTCCCGCCGCGCCCGATCAAATCAGAGGCAGAGTTCCTCGCAACGCAGGAAATGATAGACACTTTGCTTGATTCTGGACAGATCACTCCAGAGCAACAAGAATATATTAATTTGCTAGGTATTCTTGTCCATGAATACGAGGAAAAGCATGTATCTATTCCAGATTTGAGCGGTGTTGAGCTGCTAGCAGCGCTCATTGAAGAATTGAACCTTAAACAGAAGGATTTGGTTCCAATCTTTAAAACTGAGTCAATTGTTTCCGCGATTCTCCATGGTCAGCGAAAATTTACCGTGGAGCATATTGAAAAACTGGCTAGTTTTTTCAATATTTCTCCATCCGCTTTTTTTGATCGATCAGTGTAG
- a CDS encoding glycosyltransferase translates to MRILFLHNNFPAQFRHVAQVLAQDPSNQVVFGTMRAEGQIPGVTKVIYGPSREPHPQIHHYVRPLESAVLHGQAVYRMAQKLREQGFEPDVVYAHSGWGPSLFVKDIFPRSRLLCYFEWFYHARGSDADFDPSEPLMADDETRIRVKNAPILLDLYGCDRGLSPTLWQRSQFPPEYHAKIQVFHDGVDTAYFAPEPGAKLVLPDRSLDLSEASEIITYVARGMEPYRGFPQFMKMVEILQQQRSRVQVVVVGEDRVAYGRPLPDGKTHKQKMLETLSLDLSRLHFTGPLPYSQYRQVLQASSVHVYLTRPFVLSWSMLEAMATGCLVVGSATRPVMEVIQDGDNGLLADFFQPEQIADRVEAALDHPDRMATLRQRARETILERYDLSRLLPQHLAWIQSAL, encoded by the coding sequence GTGCGTATTCTGTTTCTGCACAACAACTTTCCGGCGCAGTTTCGCCACGTGGCCCAGGTGCTGGCCCAGGACCCCAGCAATCAGGTGGTCTTCGGGACCATGCGGGCCGAAGGACAGATACCTGGGGTTACCAAGGTGATCTACGGACCGTCCCGCGAGCCCCATCCCCAGATTCATCACTATGTGCGGCCCCTAGAGAGCGCAGTGCTGCACGGGCAGGCTGTATACCGCATGGCCCAAAAGCTTCGAGAGCAAGGCTTTGAGCCAGATGTGGTGTATGCCCACTCGGGCTGGGGACCGTCTCTATTTGTTAAAGATATTTTTCCGCGATCGCGCCTCCTGTGTTATTTCGAGTGGTTTTACCATGCGCGGGGGAGTGACGCAGATTTTGACCCCAGCGAGCCGCTGATGGCTGATGACGAGACGCGGATTCGGGTGAAAAATGCACCCATTTTGCTCGATCTCTACGGATGCGATCGCGGCTTGTCGCCGACGCTTTGGCAGCGATCGCAGTTTCCCCCGGAATATCACGCCAAAATTCAGGTGTTCCACGATGGGGTAGATACGGCCTACTTTGCGCCGGAGCCGGGAGCCAAGCTGGTCTTGCCCGATCGCAGTTTAGATCTTTCCGAGGCCAGCGAAATCATCACCTACGTCGCTCGCGGCATGGAGCCCTACCGCGGATTTCCCCAATTTATGAAAATGGTGGAAATCTTGCAGCAGCAGCGATCGCGCGTTCAGGTCGTCGTTGTGGGAGAAGATCGCGTAGCCTACGGGAGACCCTTACCCGATGGCAAAACCCATAAGCAAAAAATGCTAGAGACTCTCTCCCTCGATCTCTCGCGGCTGCACTTCACCGGCCCCCTACCCTACAGCCAATATCGACAGGTGCTGCAAGCCTCCTCGGTCCACGTCTACTTGACCCGTCCCTTTGTGCTGTCGTGGTCGATGCTGGAGGCGATGGCGACGGGGTGTCTGGTCGTGGGTTCGGCGACGCGCCCCGTCATGGAAGTGATCCAGGACGGCGACAACGGCCTGCTAGCGGACTTCTTTCAGCCCGAGCAGATCGCCGATCGGGTCGAGGCCGCCCTGGATCATCCCGACCGGATGGCGACGCTGCGCCAGCGTGCCCGGGAGACGATCTTGGAGCGCTACGATCTGTCCCGCCTGCTGCCCCAGCATCTAGCCTGGATCCAGAGCGCCCTCTGA